Proteins co-encoded in one Sulfurospirillum arsenophilum NBRC 109478 genomic window:
- the ftsA gene encoding cell division protein FtsA: MSTTILGIDIGSTKICAIIAQKNDDGDVKILGAGIAKSQGLKKGIITNIDLASKSIRNALNDAKRVAGTQYEMVIVSISGAYTKSVDSSGIVNIPNRDIGIKEINRAMQMADHNANIPNEYEKLHVLPYNFKVDDQEFIEDPLGMNGARLEVQVHIITAQKSSLSNLRKAVKSAGVEIDNIVLGGYASAIAVLNHDERELGVAVIDMGGATCNIMIHAGNSMRFNDYLGVGSLNITNDLSTALHTPLGAAEEIKINYGSLKSNSSELIELPVIGDDGSTHEVSLNIVSNVIYVRVEETLMILAKTLEDSSFKEQIGAGVVLTGGMTKLDGIRELASAIFDNVPIRIAKPREMDGLFETLRDPSYSTAIGLVLYGGGYFTPYEIDSNKKLRYKDETIEPTRHQHQETFEEADGVEENEIGTLPASDSSNAKEKLKDLANIQEENSEGFGSKLWNRLTQLF, encoded by the coding sequence TTGAGCACTACGATTTTAGGTATCGACATTGGTTCAACCAAGATTTGCGCTATTATCGCTCAAAAAAACGATGATGGTGACGTCAAAATCTTAGGCGCAGGTATTGCAAAGTCTCAAGGTCTTAAAAAAGGTATTATTACCAATATTGACCTTGCTTCAAAGTCGATTCGCAATGCACTTAATGATGCAAAAAGAGTCGCGGGTACACAGTACGAGATGGTTATCGTTTCGATTTCTGGAGCTTACACGAAAAGTGTTGATAGCAGCGGTATTGTCAATATTCCAAACCGTGATATTGGTATCAAAGAAATTAATCGTGCAATGCAAATGGCAGATCATAACGCTAATATCCCAAATGAATATGAAAAACTCCACGTACTTCCTTACAATTTCAAAGTTGATGATCAAGAATTTATCGAAGATCCACTGGGAATGAATGGGGCACGCTTGGAAGTCCAGGTTCACATCATTACCGCACAAAAATCTTCACTCAGTAACCTTAGAAAAGCTGTTAAATCAGCAGGTGTTGAAATTGACAATATTGTTCTTGGCGGTTACGCCTCAGCAATTGCTGTTTTAAATCACGATGAGCGCGAACTCGGTGTTGCTGTGATTGATATGGGTGGCGCTACATGTAACATCATGATTCATGCTGGCAACTCTATGCGTTTCAATGACTATCTAGGCGTGGGTTCACTGAATATTACTAACGATCTCTCAACCGCTCTGCATACACCTCTTGGTGCAGCAGAAGAGATTAAAATTAATTATGGCTCGCTTAAAAGTAATTCAAGCGAACTCATCGAACTCCCTGTCATTGGGGATGATGGATCAACCCATGAAGTATCACTCAATATTGTTTCTAACGTTATCTATGTTAGGGTTGAAGAGACACTAATGATCTTAGCAAAAACACTTGAAGATAGTAGTTTTAAAGAACAAATCGGTGCTGGTGTTGTTTTGACAGGTGGAATGACAAAACTAGATGGCATTAGAGAATTAGCATCAGCAATTTTTGACAATGTGCCTATTAGAATTGCCAAACCAAGAGAAATGGATGGCCTCTTTGAGACGCTCAGAGATCCAAGCTATTCAACGGCAATTGGTCTTGTTCTTTACGGTGGAGGCTATTTTACACCGTATGAGATCGATTCAAATAAAAAATTACGATACAAAGATGAGACCATAGAACCAACGCGTCACCAACATCAAGAGACATTTGAAGAGGCTGATGGCGTTGAAGAAAATGAAATTGGAACACTTCCTGCTTCTGATAGCAGTAATGCGAAAGAGAAACTAAAAGATCTCGCAAATATTCAGGAAGAAAATAGTGAGGGTTTTGGCTCGAAACTATGGAATAGATTAACACAATTATTTTAA
- the prmC gene encoding peptide chain release factor N(5)-glutamine methyltransferase, whose translation MLIKELLAKSAEQLREVTDIPQKEAMILLGEVLGCEMSWLLSHSDDEISMDERFTEFLKRRISHEPLEYILGRASFYGREFDVDARVLIPRPETEILVDKAVELAKELSPHLHIVEIGCGSGIISIMLALLLPKARFTAVDISSEALHVSQHNAKKQGVSERIAFVEGSYLDGVSGEIDMIVSNPPYIANEEPLGIGLSYEPSLALYGGSRGDEMLCQIIDLFVTRGVKALACEMGYDQRQPISEYAKSKGLEIAFYKDLAELDRGFWIKEKR comes from the coding sequence TTGCTCATTAAAGAGCTTTTAGCTAAAAGTGCTGAGCAATTGCGCGAGGTTACGGATATTCCTCAAAAAGAGGCGATGATTCTTTTAGGTGAAGTGCTTGGTTGTGAGATGAGTTGGCTTTTAAGCCATAGTGATGATGAAATAAGTATGGATGAGCGGTTTACAGAGTTTTTGAAACGTCGTATCAGCCATGAACCGTTGGAGTATATTTTAGGACGCGCTAGTTTTTATGGTAGAGAGTTTGATGTTGATGCCCGTGTGCTTATCCCTCGCCCAGAGACAGAAATACTTGTCGATAAGGCTGTGGAATTAGCCAAAGAACTTTCACCCCATTTGCATATTGTCGAAATTGGGTGTGGTAGTGGAATCATCTCTATTATGCTTGCGCTTTTGCTTCCAAAGGCTAGATTTACAGCGGTGGACATTTCAAGTGAGGCTTTACATGTAAGCCAGCATAACGCCAAAAAACAAGGTGTTAGTGAACGTATTGCGTTTGTTGAAGGCAGTTATTTGGATGGGGTTAGTGGAGAAATCGATATGATTGTTTCCAATCCTCCGTATATCGCGAATGAAGAACCTTTAGGTATAGGACTTTCGTATGAACCTTCTTTAGCACTTTATGGCGGAAGTAGAGGAGACGAGATGTTGTGTCAGATTATTGATCTTTTTGTAACACGAGGTGTAAAAGCACTTGCCTGTGAGATGGGATATGATCAGCGTCAGCCGATCAGTGAGTATGCAAAGAGTAAAGGCTTAGAGATTGCATTTTACAAAGATTTAGCGGAGCTAGATCGTGGATTTTGGATTAAGGAGAAGAGATGA
- a CDS encoding adenosylmethionine--8-amino-7-oxononanoate transaminase, with translation MNTKMLIEDDLKHIWHPCTQMKDHETLPIIPIKSGKGVYLHDFEDNRYIDGVSSWWVNLFGHCNPYINQKVKEQLETLEHVIFAGFTHEPIIRLSKRLCAIAPKRLVKCFYADNGSSAIEVALKMSFQYHKNRGEKRPFFVSLENSYHGETIGALAVGDVKLYKEVFEDILLQTIQTPVPKDQTQESAIKAADALEQIFKEKAAQISAFIIEPLIQCSGGMNMYHPLYISLARKLCDEYGVHLIADEIAVGFGRTGKMFACEHANVSPDFMTLSKGLTGGYLPLSVVLTTQKVYDAFYCDYAEFKAFLHSHSYTGNPLACSAANATLDIFENESILEKNQEKIALIASKLEQFKILPNVQKIRQMGMIAAVELDVYPIDFRVNLKIFEYALKKGVILRPLGNVVYFMPPYVITCKEIETMMDVAYEAIVSLNRL, from the coding sequence ATGAACACAAAAATGTTAATTGAGGATGATTTAAAGCATATATGGCATCCTTGTACGCAGATGAAAGACCACGAGACACTTCCGATTATCCCTATTAAAAGTGGGAAAGGGGTTTATTTACACGATTTTGAAGATAACCGTTATATTGACGGTGTTAGTTCTTGGTGGGTCAATCTTTTCGGTCATTGCAACCCTTACATCAATCAAAAAGTTAAAGAGCAATTAGAAACGCTAGAACATGTTATTTTTGCTGGATTTACGCATGAGCCGATCATTAGGCTTTCCAAAAGGCTATGTGCCATAGCACCAAAAAGGCTGGTGAAATGTTTTTATGCTGATAATGGCTCCAGTGCGATCGAAGTAGCTTTGAAAATGAGCTTTCAATACCATAAAAACAGAGGCGAAAAACGACCTTTCTTTGTCTCTTTAGAAAACAGTTATCATGGCGAAACCATCGGTGCTTTAGCCGTTGGTGATGTGAAGCTTTATAAAGAGGTTTTTGAAGATATTTTATTGCAAACGATTCAAACTCCTGTTCCTAAAGATCAAACGCAGGAGAGTGCCATAAAAGCAGCGGATGCGCTGGAGCAAATTTTTAAAGAAAAAGCAGCTCAAATTTCAGCGTTTATCATCGAGCCACTGATTCAATGTTCGGGTGGAATGAACATGTATCATCCACTTTATATTTCGCTTGCTCGCAAACTGTGTGATGAGTATGGTGTGCATCTTATTGCCGATGAGATCGCTGTTGGCTTTGGTAGGACGGGCAAAATGTTTGCCTGTGAACATGCAAATGTTAGTCCTGATTTTATGACATTATCCAAAGGACTAACGGGCGGTTATCTTCCCCTTTCTGTTGTTCTTACGACTCAAAAAGTGTATGATGCATTTTATTGCGATTACGCCGAATTTAAGGCATTTTTACATTCTCATAGTTATACAGGCAACCCATTAGCTTGCAGTGCAGCGAATGCAACACTTGATATATTTGAGAATGAGTCTATTTTAGAAAAAAACCAAGAAAAAATTGCACTAATCGCTTCTAAATTAGAGCAGTTCAAAATACTTCCCAATGTGCAAAAAATTCGTCAAATGGGAATGATCGCAGCTGTGGAACTTGATGTTTATCCGATTGATTTTCGTGTGAATTTAAAAATATTTGAGTATGCCCTGAAAAAGGGCGTGATACTGCGTCCGCTGGGCAATGTTGTCTATTTTATGCCCCCTTATGTGATTACATGTAAAGAAATTGAAACGATGATGGACGTAGCGTATGAGGCGATTGTAAGTCTCAATAGATTATAA
- a CDS encoding peptidylprolyl isomerase, translating to MITWMQRHKKYLVITIWISTIAFVGAGFVGWGAYDLNKDRAASVAKVGHRTISVQEFQSAYATHYNFYNNLLGGKLTQEQAEQMGLDKIVMNTLVNQTLLLNYADELGLLATKEDVKERLKNTSTFQTDGVFNKDLYYSILKANRINPSDYENGLEKEILNAKLENFFKLTPSPKEIDLFASAFFMEDRIAVASVTLDANEVTANEEAIKAYWEKNKSNYLTKKSYTLELLNLPASQAKFDDKTLEEFFNQEKFNYTFEDGKLMTFAEAKSKVAVNLRLKNDKKSALESFLAFKKGEVPANETKVVFDDDTIYPLDKIQVAARDEVLKPLVIKDNYVIIKIKEIKFPEPMSYDMAKKDASRDLLEGLKSAALEKKAQVKLDNFSGSDIGFVSRDSVKSIAGLSEAKSAEFLSHVFDNTTKKGYKVIDGKAIVYEVLEQKLLNKDKAKQYVSLISENVSQVKQSELNQNLIKKLATAYKVEQYYKGK from the coding sequence ATGATTACGTGGATGCAACGTCACAAGAAATATCTGGTCATCACTATCTGGATTAGCACAATAGCATTCGTCGGTGCTGGTTTCGTAGGATGGGGGGCTTATGACCTCAATAAAGATCGCGCTGCTTCTGTTGCCAAGGTAGGTCATCGTACCATTTCTGTCCAAGAATTTCAATCCGCTTATGCAACCCACTACAACTTCTACAACAATCTTCTAGGTGGCAAACTCACTCAAGAACAAGCAGAACAAATGGGTCTTGATAAAATCGTTATGAACACACTGGTCAATCAAACACTTCTGTTGAATTATGCTGATGAGCTTGGTCTTCTTGCAACCAAAGAAGATGTCAAAGAGCGCCTTAAAAACACTTCAACGTTCCAAACTGATGGCGTTTTTAACAAAGATCTTTACTACTCAATCCTCAAAGCAAATCGTATCAATCCAAGCGATTATGAGAATGGCCTTGAAAAAGAAATTTTAAATGCAAAACTTGAAAACTTCTTCAAACTCACACCTTCACCTAAAGAGATCGACCTTTTTGCATCTGCCTTTTTTATGGAAGATCGCATCGCAGTTGCTTCGGTAACACTTGATGCAAATGAAGTCACAGCGAATGAAGAAGCGATCAAAGCCTACTGGGAAAAAAATAAATCAAACTATCTGACTAAAAAAAGCTATACACTTGAACTTCTTAATCTTCCTGCTTCACAAGCAAAATTTGATGATAAAACACTCGAAGAGTTTTTCAATCAAGAAAAATTCAATTATACATTTGAAGATGGAAAATTGATGACATTTGCGGAAGCTAAGAGTAAAGTCGCAGTAAACCTCAGACTTAAAAACGATAAGAAAAGTGCCCTAGAATCTTTCCTTGCTTTCAAAAAAGGTGAAGTGCCCGCCAATGAAACAAAAGTTGTTTTTGATGATGATACGATATACCCTCTCGATAAAATTCAAGTAGCAGCTAGAGACGAAGTACTAAAACCACTCGTTATCAAAGACAACTACGTTATCATTAAAATTAAAGAGATTAAATTTCCTGAACCAATGTCTTATGATATGGCTAAGAAAGATGCGAGCCGTGATCTTTTAGAAGGATTAAAAAGTGCCGCATTGGAAAAGAAAGCCCAAGTCAAACTTGACAATTTTTCAGGAAGCGACATTGGCTTTGTAAGTAGGGATTCTGTCAAGTCTATTGCAGGGCTTAGTGAAGCAAAAAGTGCAGAGTTTTTAAGTCACGTTTTTGATAACACAACAAAAAAAGGTTATAAAGTTATTGATGGTAAAGCCATTGTTTACGAGGTTTTGGAACAAAAGTTGCTTAACAAGGACAAGGCTAAGCAGTATGTTAGTTTGATTAGCGAAAATGTTTCGCAAGTGAAACAATCTGAGTTAAATCAAAATCTTATCAAAAAGCTCGCTACTGCGTATAAAGTCGAGCAATACTACAAAGGAAAATAG
- the ftsZ gene encoding cell division protein FtsZ, whose protein sequence is MNGFSIEESKCVYGAKIKVIGVGGGGGNMINHMVREGISGIDLIAANTDAQALENCLAKTKIQLGKKGLGAGMRPDIGRESALESYEEIKSSLEKADIVFIASGFGGGTGTGAAPVVAQAAKEVGALTVAVVTRPFMFEGKKRAKLAELGINELRKESDSIVIIPNDKLLAIVDAKFGIKDSFKIVDDVLSRAVSGMSLVVLSSGQSDINVDFADVQTVMSHRGMALMGIGESTGEDAAMEAIKSAIESPLLDNLSINGALGVLVHFQIPSSYPITEISNAMQLILDCADEDADVIFGTTTSEDMEENSVKVTIVATGFENKIEASKELKMLNSNQESIKKERILRLKKVSGGYEGQDDYLDIPTYIRHQMD, encoded by the coding sequence ATGAACGGATTTAGCATAGAAGAATCAAAATGTGTTTACGGAGCTAAAATCAAAGTTATCGGTGTTGGCGGCGGTGGTGGAAATATGATTAACCACATGGTAAGAGAAGGTATTAGTGGTATCGATCTTATCGCAGCAAACACAGACGCTCAGGCCCTTGAAAATTGTTTAGCAAAGACAAAAATCCAATTGGGCAAAAAAGGTCTGGGAGCTGGAATGCGCCCTGACATTGGTAGAGAATCTGCACTAGAGAGCTATGAAGAGATTAAAAGTTCTTTAGAGAAAGCTGACATTGTTTTCATCGCATCTGGTTTTGGTGGAGGAACAGGAACAGGAGCAGCACCTGTTGTTGCACAAGCAGCTAAAGAAGTTGGTGCATTAACCGTTGCCGTTGTTACACGTCCCTTTATGTTTGAAGGTAAAAAAAGAGCTAAACTTGCAGAACTTGGTATTAACGAACTTCGTAAAGAGAGTGATTCGATTGTAATTATTCCTAATGATAAACTTCTTGCTATTGTCGATGCAAAATTTGGTATCAAAGACAGTTTCAAGATCGTTGATGATGTTTTGAGCCGTGCTGTGAGTGGTATGAGTTTGGTTGTTCTTTCATCTGGACAAAGTGATATCAACGTTGACTTTGCCGACGTACAAACTGTTATGAGTCATCGTGGTATGGCACTTATGGGTATTGGCGAGAGCACTGGTGAAGATGCAGCGATGGAAGCGATTAAGAGTGCTATTGAGTCACCTCTACTTGATAACCTCTCAATTAACGGTGCCCTTGGTGTCTTGGTTCACTTCCAAATTCCATCAAGTTATCCTATTACTGAGATTAGCAATGCAATGCAACTTATCCTTGATTGTGCGGATGAAGATGCAGATGTTATCTTTGGTACAACAACCAGTGAAGATATGGAAGAAAACAGTGTTAAAGTTACTATCGTTGCAACAGGTTTTGAGAATAAAATCGAAGCTTCGAAAGAGCTCAAAATGCTTAATAGCAATCAAGAATCAATCAAAAAAGAGCGTATTTTACGCCTTAAAAAAGTAAGTGGTGGCTATGAGGGACAAGATGATTATCTTGATATCCCAACGTATATTAGACACCAAATGGATTAA
- a CDS encoding M48 family metallopeptidase — protein sequence MLELLTLFYIMYLLIRMYAALMEIGFVTKARDLKAVILSPANYLKAASYKIATQKLSLVSSLFDFVLFFGWITFGFSMLNSVLNFENEALRSVLFVMSFVAVNYLLSLPFDLYQTFGLDKKFGFSTIDLKTFILDQIKSSLMFFLFGGAFFWVMSILIMTYAYWWFYGFLFSFAVILFINMIYPIVIVPLFNKLTPLEDESLKSSIETLLHKAGLKSSGVFSLDASKRDNRLNAYFGGLGSSKRVVLFDTLIAKLEKHELLAVLGHELGHFKHKDILKNIASSALMLLLMFGLFGNLPQELFKSLHVNKSAGSVMTLFLLLSPLVSFALMPLFGLLSRYNEYRADEYGSECESRESLASALVKLADENKSFPLSHPLSIALYFTHPPLTERLKKLGMSFNEGEALAH from the coding sequence ATGTTAGAACTATTAACGCTCTTTTATATAATGTATCTTTTAATTAGAATGTATGCAGCACTCATGGAAATAGGCTTTGTAACCAAAGCACGTGACTTGAAAGCAGTAATTCTTTCACCTGCCAATTATCTCAAAGCCGCTTCTTACAAGATAGCAACACAAAAACTCTCTTTAGTCTCTTCATTGTTTGATTTTGTACTCTTTTTTGGTTGGATAACGTTTGGTTTTTCAATGCTTAATTCTGTACTAAATTTTGAAAATGAAGCGCTACGCTCTGTTCTTTTTGTGATGAGCTTTGTTGCGGTCAATTACCTACTTTCACTTCCATTTGATCTTTACCAGACTTTTGGACTTGATAAAAAATTTGGTTTCTCAACCATTGATCTAAAAACGTTTATTTTAGATCAAATCAAATCATCTTTAATGTTCTTCCTTTTTGGTGGTGCATTTTTCTGGGTGATGAGTATTCTTATAATGACTTACGCGTATTGGTGGTTTTACGGATTTTTATTCTCTTTTGCGGTCATATTGTTTATTAATATGATCTATCCGATTGTGATTGTTCCATTGTTTAATAAACTCACCCCTCTTGAAGATGAGAGTCTTAAAAGTTCCATTGAAACGCTTTTACACAAAGCAGGGCTAAAAAGCAGTGGTGTATTTAGCTTGGATGCCAGCAAACGTGACAATAGGCTGAATGCTTACTTTGGAGGCTTGGGTAGTTCTAAACGCGTTGTACTGTTTGACACCTTAATTGCAAAATTGGAAAAACATGAACTTTTAGCTGTTTTGGGTCATGAACTGGGTCACTTTAAACATAAAGATATTCTCAAAAATATTGCTTCAAGTGCCTTGATGCTTTTGTTGATGTTTGGACTCTTTGGAAATTTGCCACAAGAGCTTTTTAAATCTTTACATGTAAACAAATCTGCTGGAAGTGTGATGACTCTTTTCTTATTGCTTTCACCACTGGTTTCATTTGCTTTAATGCCACTCTTTGGGCTTTTAAGTCGTTACAATGAGTATCGAGCAGATGAATATGGCAGTGAGTGTGAAAGTAGAGAATCGCTTGCTTCTGCTCTAGTTAAACTTGCAGATGAAAATAAAAGTTTCCCGCTTTCCCATCCCTTGAGCATTGCACTTTATTTTACGCATCCACCATTGACGGAAAGACTTAAAAAATTGGGTATGAGCTTTAATGAAGGAGAGGCTCTTGCTCATTAA
- a CDS encoding DUF4149 domain-containing protein: MRSFMVIYLVMLGIAIGVEIAAGAFIAPVIFFPQKYLGDGVLTHFQSGILMTQVFLKMNLLIGFVALFSIIYEVQVWMMFKNYDFLSFIVSIVIVVATGLFIFYYTPFIVHAQQLGNAETTTELFTKMHKQSEWVMKFLMVAQCVLFVRRSWLSQK, translated from the coding sequence ATGAGAAGTTTTATGGTGATTTATTTGGTGATGCTTGGCATTGCAATCGGTGTTGAAATTGCTGCAGGTGCATTCATCGCTCCTGTAATATTTTTCCCACAAAAATATTTAGGCGATGGTGTGTTGACTCATTTTCAAAGTGGTATTTTAATGACTCAGGTTTTTTTGAAGATGAACCTTCTCATTGGATTTGTGGCACTTTTCAGCATTATTTATGAAGTACAAGTTTGGATGATGTTTAAAAATTACGATTTCTTGTCATTTATAGTGTCGATTGTGATTGTTGTCGCAACAGGACTATTTATTTTTTACTATACGCCATTTATTGTGCATGCTCAACAATTGGGTAATGCTGAGACAACAACAGAGTTGTTTACTAAAATGCATAAGCAGAGTGAATGGGTGATGAAATTTTTAATGGTAGCGCAATGTGTATTATTTGTAAGACGTAGTTGGTTAAGTCAAAAGTAA